A genome region from Arthrobacter sp. V1I9 includes the following:
- a CDS encoding methylenetetrahydrofolate reductase — MKFPVRIEIIPAQGIVEQVQALVPATTTVSVTCLPHHGIERTMRTAVELSDAGYRVIPHLAARSIRTRAELTDIVRGCDAAGIREVFVIGGDRKQPAGVYDSALPVLEDIAQYSSGMMRAGVAGYPEGHPLVSPVDLLDGLLAKQHLASHVVTQMCFSAGKIHDFAALLRREGVHLPVWAGVAGSVPRTKLVALSTQIGVGSSLKFLSRKGPLARKLLSGDRYSPDSLITGLESQPGNLAGIHLYSFNSLESVPAGRDQATNSALQTALIRGAARDN; from the coding sequence ATGAAGTTCCCCGTCAGAATCGAAATCATCCCTGCCCAGGGCATCGTTGAGCAGGTCCAGGCCCTCGTGCCCGCGACCACCACGGTGAGCGTCACGTGCCTGCCGCACCACGGCATCGAGCGGACCATGCGTACCGCCGTGGAACTGTCCGACGCCGGCTATAGAGTCATTCCGCACCTCGCCGCGAGAAGTATCCGCACCCGCGCAGAGCTGACAGACATTGTCCGCGGCTGCGATGCGGCCGGAATCCGCGAGGTCTTCGTTATTGGGGGAGACCGGAAACAGCCCGCCGGAGTCTATGACTCGGCCCTTCCGGTCCTCGAGGACATCGCGCAGTACAGCAGCGGAATGATGCGCGCAGGCGTCGCCGGCTACCCCGAGGGGCACCCCCTCGTCAGCCCGGTGGACCTGCTGGACGGGCTGCTGGCCAAGCAGCACCTGGCCTCGCACGTGGTCACCCAGATGTGCTTCTCCGCCGGAAAGATCCATGACTTCGCGGCGCTCCTGCGCCGCGAAGGCGTCCACCTGCCCGTCTGGGCGGGCGTGGCGGGGTCCGTCCCGCGGACCAAGCTGGTGGCACTGTCCACGCAGATCGGCGTCGGAAGTTCCCTGAAGTTCCTGAGCCGCAAGGGCCCTCTGGCCCGCAAGCTCCTGAGCGGGGACCGCTACTCGCCGGACAGCCTGATCACCGGGCTGGAAAGCCAACCGGGCAATCTCGCCGGTATCCATCTCTACAGCTTCAACAGCCTTGAGTCCGTGCCAGCCGGCCGTGACCAGGCGACCAATTCAGCACTCCAGACAGCATTGATTCGAGGAGCAGCACGTGACAACTAA
- the purU gene encoding formyltetrahydrofolate deformylase produces MSTALDAPVTAPERGAATPEPAAAVEHVLTVDCAESPGIIHAVSAFLLEHGCDIIDIKQYGDKAHGHFFMRVHFSSGPSVSPAGQEPLSTEDLRRDFTPLAEQWQMNWQLEPQGRKRRVLVMVSKMGHCLNDLLFRARTGDIPVEIVAVVSNHRDQASLVEWDGIPFFHVPVTKDTKADAEARLLELVDELDVELVVLARYMQVLSDELSAKLAGRTINIHHSFLPSFKGAKPYHQAYERGVKTVGATAHYVNAELDEGPIISQQVIEVDHTYTADDLVAAGRDAECVALRNAVRWHCEGRILLLGNRTVILR; encoded by the coding sequence ATGAGCACGGCACTGGATGCGCCTGTAACCGCCCCTGAACGAGGGGCCGCGACGCCGGAGCCGGCCGCCGCCGTCGAGCATGTCCTGACTGTTGACTGTGCAGAGTCGCCGGGCATCATCCACGCGGTGTCGGCATTCCTGCTGGAGCACGGCTGCGACATCATCGACATCAAGCAGTACGGGGACAAGGCACACGGGCACTTCTTTATGCGCGTGCACTTCTCTTCGGGGCCGTCAGTGTCTCCCGCCGGGCAGGAGCCACTCAGCACCGAGGACCTGCGCCGGGACTTCACGCCACTGGCAGAGCAATGGCAGATGAACTGGCAACTGGAGCCGCAGGGCCGGAAACGCCGGGTGCTGGTGATGGTGTCGAAGATGGGCCACTGCCTGAACGACCTGCTGTTCCGGGCACGGACGGGCGATATCCCGGTGGAGATCGTCGCCGTCGTCTCCAACCACCGCGACCAGGCGAGCCTGGTGGAGTGGGACGGCATCCCGTTCTTCCACGTGCCGGTCACCAAGGACACCAAGGCCGACGCCGAAGCCCGGCTTCTGGAGCTCGTGGACGAACTCGACGTGGAACTGGTGGTCCTGGCCCGCTACATGCAGGTGCTCAGCGACGAGCTCTCTGCCAAGCTCGCGGGCCGGACCATTAACATCCACCACTCGTTCCTGCCCAGCTTCAAGGGTGCCAAGCCTTACCACCAGGCCTACGAGCGGGGAGTGAAAACCGTCGGTGCCACCGCGCACTACGTGAACGCCGAGCTGGACGAGGGCCCGATCATCTCGCAGCAGGTCATCGAGGTGGATCACACGTACACCGCCGATGACCTGGTGGCGGCGGGCCGGGATGCCGAGTGCGTGGCGCTGCGTAACGCTGTCCGCTGGCACTGCGAGGGGCGGATCCTGCTGCTGGGCAACCGCACGGTCATCCTTCGGTAA
- the lipA gene encoding lipoyl synthase, whose protein sequence is MTLAPEGRKLLRVEQRNSAVPVERKPEWIKAKVQMGPEFVQLKNLVKKEGLHTVCEEAGCPNIFECWEDKEATFLIGGSECTRRCDFCQIDTGKPSPVDRFEPTKVARSVQSMQLRYATVTGVARDDLEDEGVWLYAETVRKIHELNPGTGVELLIPDFSGKPEHIKAICDSKPEVFAHNVETVPRIFKRIRPAFRYERSLDVITQGRNLGMVTKSNLILGMGETREEISEALKDLHEAGCDLITITQYLRPSERHLPVDRWVKPQEFVDLQNEATELGFLGVMSGPLVRSSYRAGRLWATAMRKKGWEIPAELAHIESSGTTRQEASSLLAATA, encoded by the coding sequence ATGACATTGGCACCTGAAGGCCGGAAGCTTTTGCGCGTTGAACAGCGCAACTCTGCTGTCCCGGTGGAGCGCAAGCCGGAGTGGATCAAGGCCAAGGTCCAGATGGGTCCGGAGTTCGTCCAGCTCAAGAACCTGGTGAAAAAGGAAGGCCTGCACACGGTGTGTGAGGAGGCCGGCTGCCCCAACATCTTCGAGTGCTGGGAGGACAAGGAAGCCACGTTCCTGATCGGCGGCTCCGAGTGCACCCGCCGGTGTGATTTCTGCCAGATCGATACCGGCAAACCGTCCCCGGTCGACCGGTTCGAACCCACCAAGGTGGCCCGGTCGGTGCAGTCGATGCAGCTGCGCTACGCCACCGTCACCGGCGTGGCCCGTGATGACCTAGAGGACGAGGGCGTGTGGCTGTACGCCGAGACGGTCCGCAAGATCCACGAGCTGAACCCCGGCACCGGCGTGGAGCTGCTGATCCCGGACTTCTCCGGCAAACCCGAACACATCAAGGCGATCTGCGACTCCAAACCCGAGGTGTTCGCGCACAACGTCGAAACCGTGCCCAGGATTTTCAAGCGGATCCGGCCCGCGTTCCGCTACGAGCGGTCCCTGGACGTCATCACCCAGGGCCGGAACCTGGGCATGGTCACCAAGTCCAACCTGATCCTGGGCATGGGCGAAACCCGCGAGGAAATCTCCGAGGCCCTCAAGGACCTGCACGAGGCCGGCTGTGACCTGATCACCATCACCCAGTACCTGCGCCCGTCCGAACGGCACCTGCCGGTGGACCGGTGGGTCAAGCCGCAGGAATTCGTGGACCTCCAGAACGAGGCCACCGAGCTCGGCTTCCTCGGCGTCATGAGTGGCCCGCTGGTCCGCTCCTCCTACCGCGCAGGCCGGCTCTGGGCCACCGCGATGCGGAAGAAGGGCTGGGAAATCCCCGCCGAACTCGCCCACATCGAGTCCTCCGGCACCACCCGCCAGGAAGCCAGCTCACTGCTCGCCGCCACGGCCTGA
- the glyA gene encoding serine hydroxymethyltransferase, translating into MTTTVAFEQIVSPSLDADLSALDPEVAAKIDDELTRQRDGLEMIASENHTAVAVMQAQGSVLTNKYAEGYPGKRYYGGCEHVDVIEQLAIDRIKALFGAGFANVQPHSGAQANASVMHALIKPGDTIMGLNLAHGGHLTHGMKINFSGKLYNVVPYGVREDTHTVDMAEVERLAQETKPALIVAGWSAYARQLDFAEFRRIADSVGAYLMVDMAHFAGLVAAGLHPSPVPHAHVTTSTTHKTLAGPRGGIILTNDADIAKKINSAVFPGQQGGPLEHVIAGKAVAFKIAASAEFKERQERVLAGARILAERLVQPDVTAKGISVISGGTDVHLVLVDLRNCELDGQQAEDRLADIDITVNRNAVPFDPRPPMVTSGLRIGTPALATRGFGEEAFREVADIIAEALTADAGTDLSGLRHRVEALAAAHPLYPGL; encoded by the coding sequence ATGACCACCACGGTAGCTTTCGAGCAGATCGTCTCCCCGTCCCTGGACGCGGACCTCTCCGCGCTGGATCCGGAGGTCGCGGCGAAGATCGACGACGAACTCACCCGCCAGCGCGACGGCCTGGAGATGATCGCCTCCGAGAACCACACCGCCGTCGCCGTGATGCAGGCGCAGGGCTCGGTGCTGACCAACAAGTACGCCGAGGGCTACCCGGGCAAGCGCTACTACGGCGGCTGCGAGCACGTGGACGTCATCGAACAGCTCGCCATCGACCGGATCAAGGCTCTCTTCGGCGCCGGTTTCGCTAACGTCCAGCCGCACTCGGGCGCGCAGGCCAACGCCTCGGTGATGCACGCGCTGATCAAGCCGGGCGACACCATCATGGGCCTGAACCTGGCCCACGGCGGCCACCTCACACACGGTATGAAGATCAACTTCTCCGGCAAGCTCTACAACGTGGTGCCGTACGGCGTCCGCGAGGACACCCACACCGTGGACATGGCCGAGGTGGAGCGCCTGGCGCAGGAAACCAAGCCGGCGCTGATCGTAGCCGGCTGGTCCGCCTACGCCCGCCAGCTGGACTTCGCCGAGTTCCGCCGGATCGCCGACTCGGTGGGCGCCTACCTGATGGTTGACATGGCGCACTTCGCCGGGCTCGTCGCCGCGGGACTGCACCCATCGCCGGTGCCGCACGCGCACGTCACCACGTCCACCACGCACAAGACCCTCGCCGGTCCGCGCGGCGGCATCATCCTGACCAACGACGCCGACATCGCCAAGAAGATCAATTCGGCTGTGTTTCCCGGCCAGCAGGGCGGCCCGCTGGAGCACGTCATTGCCGGCAAGGCCGTGGCGTTCAAGATCGCAGCGTCGGCGGAGTTCAAGGAGCGCCAGGAGCGCGTCCTGGCCGGTGCCCGGATCCTGGCCGAGCGCCTGGTCCAGCCGGACGTCACGGCCAAGGGCATCAGCGTGATTTCCGGCGGCACCGACGTGCACCTGGTCCTGGTGGACCTGCGCAACTGCGAGCTCGACGGCCAGCAGGCCGAGGACCGCCTCGCGGACATCGACATCACCGTCAACCGCAACGCCGTCCCGTTCGACCCGCGCCCGCCCATGGTCACCTCCGGCCTGCGGATCGGCACCCCTGCGCTGGCCACGCGCGGCTTCGGCGAGGAAGCCTTCCGCGAGGTTGCGGACATCATCGCCGAGGCTTTGACGGCCGACGCCGGCACCGACCTTTCCGGGCTGCGTCACCGCGTAGAGGCACTAGCAGCCGCCCACCCCCTCTACCCGGGGCTTTAA
- a CDS encoding L-serine ammonia-lyase: MAVGVFDLFSIGIGPSSSHTVGPMRAAAVFAEELKGFGKLADVASLRVDLYGSLAATGHGHGTMTAILLGLEGYHPELILPEEVEERLATIAETGVLQLAGAVPLPYGVKDMVLRPLTILPRHTNGMTFTVSDAGGNVLHTATFFSVGGGFIVREGEEDAAQQELEESKKELPLPFRTAAELLEHCRETGLGISDVMRINEEDSRTPEEIRAGLLHIWSVMEDCVASSLKREGVLPGGLKVRRRAPDWYDRLKKESSRPDSEGQDQEFHDPKYWQEWVNLIALAVNEENASGGRVVTAPTNGAAGIIPAVLYYALHFAPGMENATQEDRDDVVVKFLLAAGAVGVLYKEQASISGAEVGCQGEVGSASSMAAAGLAEVMGGTPAQVENAAEIAMEHNLGLTCDPIGGLVQVPCIERNAIAAAKAINATKMALWGDGSHRVSLDEVIVTMRETGRDMSSKYKETAMGGLAVNVVEC; this comes from the coding sequence ATGGCCGTTGGCGTATTCGACCTTTTCTCAATTGGTATCGGCCCCTCGAGTTCGCACACTGTGGGGCCGATGCGGGCTGCTGCTGTCTTTGCGGAGGAGCTCAAGGGCTTCGGCAAGCTCGCGGACGTGGCTTCGCTGCGGGTTGATTTGTACGGGTCGCTCGCGGCGACCGGCCACGGGCATGGGACGATGACCGCGATCCTGCTGGGGCTGGAGGGTTACCATCCGGAGCTGATCCTGCCCGAAGAGGTGGAGGAACGGCTGGCAACCATCGCCGAAACCGGGGTGCTGCAGCTTGCCGGTGCCGTGCCGCTGCCGTACGGGGTGAAGGACATGGTCCTGCGGCCGCTGACCATCCTCCCGCGGCACACCAACGGCATGACCTTCACGGTGTCCGACGCCGGCGGCAACGTCCTGCATACTGCCACGTTCTTCTCCGTGGGCGGTGGCTTCATCGTCCGCGAGGGTGAGGAGGACGCAGCCCAGCAGGAGCTCGAGGAATCCAAAAAGGAACTGCCGCTGCCTTTCCGCACCGCTGCCGAGCTGCTGGAACACTGCCGGGAAACCGGGCTCGGCATCAGCGACGTCATGCGGATCAACGAGGAGGACAGCCGCACCCCTGAGGAGATCCGCGCGGGTCTGCTGCACATCTGGTCGGTCATGGAGGATTGCGTGGCCAGCAGCCTGAAGCGCGAAGGCGTGCTGCCCGGGGGACTGAAGGTCCGGCGTCGCGCCCCGGACTGGTACGACCGGCTGAAAAAGGAAAGTTCACGGCCGGACAGCGAAGGCCAGGACCAGGAGTTCCACGACCCGAAGTATTGGCAGGAGTGGGTTAACTTGATCGCCCTCGCCGTCAATGAGGAGAACGCCTCCGGCGGCCGCGTGGTCACCGCACCCACAAACGGGGCGGCCGGGATCATTCCGGCGGTGCTGTATTACGCGCTGCACTTTGCTCCGGGCATGGAGAACGCCACCCAGGAGGACCGCGACGACGTCGTGGTGAAGTTCCTGCTCGCCGCCGGCGCCGTCGGGGTGCTGTACAAGGAACAGGCCTCCATCTCGGGTGCTGAGGTTGGGTGCCAGGGCGAGGTGGGATCGGCGTCGTCGATGGCCGCCGCCGGACTGGCCGAAGTGATGGGCGGAACCCCGGCGCAGGTGGAAAACGCCGCCGAAATCGCGATGGAACACAACCTCGGCCTGACGTGTGATCCCATCGGCGGGCTGGTGCAGGTGCCCTGCATCGAACGGAACGCGATCGCCGCCGCCAAGGCGATCAACGCCACGAAGATGGCGCTCTGGGGCGACGGTTCCCACCGCGTCTCCCTGGACGAGGTGATCGTGACCATGCGCGAAACCGGCAGGGACATGAGCTCCAAATACAAGGAAACGGCGATGGGCGGCCTCGCCGTCAACGTCGTCGAATGCTGA
- the cycA gene encoding D-serine/D-alanine/glycine transporter gives MTTNPATTHQEPHLERQLTNRHIQLIAIGGAIGTGLFMGSGKTISAAGPSVIFVYMIIGFMLFFVMRAMGELLLSNLNYKSFSDFAADLLGPWAGFFTGWTYWFCWVITGIADVIAIAGYSKELWPGLPLWIPGLATVAILLLLNLVTVKAFGETEFWFALIKIIAIAALIIVGMFMIFTGFQSDAGPATFSNLWSHGGMFPNEFMGFVAGFQIAVFAFVGIELVGTTAAEAKDPEKNLPRAINSIPIRVLLFYVGALIILMAVTPWTQFQAGHSPFIAMFSLAGLGAAATVVNLVVLSSAMSSANSGIYSTSRMVYGLAQEGDAPSVFRNLSNRKVPQNALFLSCVLLLSGVILMYAGQDIGKAFEMVTTVSAVCFVFVWSIILASYLAFRRRRPHLHAASKYRMPGGVAMVWVVFAFFAFVLWALTTQPDTLLALLVTPVWFLVLGAAWLVLRRRPAHVARFARFQSELAQDMDTEASAIGRDFDGVKK, from the coding sequence GTGACAACTAACCCTGCAACGACGCACCAGGAACCGCATCTTGAGCGGCAGCTCACCAACAGGCACATCCAGCTGATCGCCATTGGCGGCGCCATCGGCACAGGCCTGTTCATGGGCTCGGGAAAAACCATCTCGGCGGCCGGACCGTCCGTCATTTTTGTCTACATGATTATCGGCTTCATGCTGTTTTTCGTTATGCGGGCCATGGGCGAACTGCTGCTGAGCAACCTGAACTACAAATCCTTCAGCGACTTCGCCGCGGACCTCCTAGGCCCCTGGGCGGGCTTCTTCACCGGCTGGACGTACTGGTTCTGCTGGGTGATCACGGGCATCGCGGACGTCATCGCCATCGCCGGTTATTCTAAGGAGCTCTGGCCGGGGCTGCCGCTGTGGATCCCGGGCTTGGCCACCGTGGCCATCCTCCTGCTCCTGAACCTGGTGACGGTGAAGGCGTTCGGCGAGACCGAGTTCTGGTTCGCCCTGATCAAGATCATCGCCATCGCTGCGCTGATCATCGTGGGCATGTTCATGATCTTCACGGGCTTCCAGTCCGACGCCGGCCCTGCCACCTTCTCGAACCTATGGAGCCATGGCGGGATGTTCCCGAACGAGTTCATGGGTTTTGTTGCCGGCTTCCAGATTGCGGTGTTCGCGTTTGTGGGCATTGAACTGGTGGGCACCACGGCTGCTGAGGCCAAGGACCCGGAGAAGAACCTGCCCAGGGCCATCAACTCCATCCCCATCCGCGTGCTGCTTTTCTACGTGGGCGCCCTCATCATCCTGATGGCTGTCACCCCGTGGACCCAGTTCCAGGCCGGCCACAGCCCGTTCATCGCTATGTTCTCCCTGGCAGGCCTCGGTGCCGCGGCCACCGTGGTGAACCTGGTGGTGCTCAGCTCGGCCATGTCCTCGGCCAACTCCGGCATCTACTCCACCTCCCGCATGGTCTACGGGCTGGCGCAGGAGGGGGATGCGCCGTCGGTCTTCCGCAACCTGTCCAACCGCAAGGTGCCGCAGAACGCCCTGTTCCTCTCCTGCGTGCTGCTGCTCTCCGGCGTCATCCTGATGTACGCGGGCCAGGACATCGGCAAGGCCTTCGAAATGGTGACCACCGTGTCCGCGGTCTGCTTCGTGTTCGTCTGGTCCATCATCCTGGCCAGCTACCTGGCCTTCCGACGCCGGCGCCCGCACCTGCACGCGGCGTCCAAGTACCGGATGCCCGGCGGCGTGGCGATGGTCTGGGTGGTGTTCGCGTTCTTCGCCTTCGTCCTGTGGGCACTGACCACGCAGCCCGACACCCTTCTGGCGCTGCTGGTCACCCCGGTGTGGTTCCTGGTGCTCGGCGCCGCCTGGCTCGTGCTGCGCCGCCGTCCTGCCCACGTGGCCCGTTTTGCGCGGTTCCAGTCGGAGCTGGCGCAGGACATGGACACTGAGGCGTCGGCCATCGGGCGTGACTTTGACGGGGTGAAGAAATGA